In Pseudomonas hamedanensis, a single window of DNA contains:
- a CDS encoding metal-sensing transcriptional repressor — protein MSEHDHEHSHAHPHTHQSHEAIIKRLKRADGHLRGIITMIEEGRECVDIAQQLHAVEKAICQAKRTLIQDHIDHCLEDTVSALGNGERAPLEAFKQITKYL, from the coding sequence ATGAGTGAGCACGACCACGAACACAGCCACGCCCATCCCCACACCCACCAAAGCCACGAGGCGATCATCAAGCGCCTCAAGCGAGCGGATGGCCATTTGCGCGGCATCATCACCATGATCGAAGAGGGTCGCGAGTGCGTAGACATCGCCCAGCAACTGCATGCCGTTGAGAAAGCGATCTGCCAAGCCAAGCGCACGCTTATCCAGGACCACATTGATCACTGCCTCGAAGACACCGTTTCGGCGCTAGGCAATGGCGAGCGCGCACCGCTGGAAGCATTCAAACAAATCACCAAGTACCTCTAG
- a CDS encoding nickel/cobalt efflux protein RcnA: MPDFAQLLQQGGANAWLYFPSAILLGALHGLEPGHSKTMMAAFIVAIRGSVKQAILLGLAATLSHTAVVWLVAIGGMYLGQGLDAQTTEPYFQLASAALIIMIALWMLWRTWRGEQMFKFEQGDHHHGEHDHGHHEETHRIDTGHGRVELSIFEEGMPPHWRMKTLSGHAWAASDVHVITTRPDGSSQSFAFVEREGFLQSTLDIPEPHEFSARLSLGHAGHSHDYDLTFQEHDHGHAHSELEGLELSSDGYQDAHERAHANDIRKRFTNREVTTGQIVMFGLTGGLIPCPAAITVLLLCLQVKEVALGGMLVLCFSIGLALTLVTVGAAAAIGAKQASSRWPWLGTMARRAPYLSSVLIIGVGLYVGFHGWVGLNA; the protein is encoded by the coding sequence ATGCCCGATTTCGCTCAACTGCTGCAACAAGGCGGGGCTAACGCCTGGCTGTATTTCCCCAGCGCTATCTTGCTGGGTGCTTTGCATGGCCTGGAACCGGGACATTCGAAAACCATGATGGCGGCGTTCATCGTGGCCATCCGTGGCTCGGTCAAACAGGCTATTTTGTTGGGGCTGGCCGCGACACTGTCGCACACTGCGGTGGTCTGGTTGGTCGCCATTGGCGGCATGTACCTGGGCCAAGGGCTGGATGCGCAAACCACCGAGCCTTACTTCCAGCTCGCGTCTGCCGCCTTGATCATCATGATTGCACTGTGGATGCTGTGGCGGACCTGGCGCGGTGAGCAGATGTTCAAGTTCGAGCAGGGTGATCACCACCACGGTGAGCATGATCATGGTCATCACGAAGAGACTCACCGGATCGATACAGGCCACGGCCGTGTTGAACTGTCGATCTTCGAAGAAGGCATGCCACCGCACTGGCGCATGAAAACGTTGAGCGGGCACGCCTGGGCAGCCTCGGATGTGCACGTAATCACGACGCGGCCGGACGGTAGCAGTCAATCGTTCGCTTTTGTCGAGCGAGAGGGTTTTCTACAGTCGACGCTCGATATTCCGGAGCCGCATGAGTTCAGCGCTCGGTTGAGTCTTGGACATGCCGGGCATTCCCATGATTACGACCTGACGTTCCAGGAGCATGATCACGGGCATGCACATTCCGAACTGGAAGGTCTGGAGCTGTCGAGTGATGGCTATCAGGATGCGCACGAGCGTGCTCATGCCAACGATATCCGTAAACGGTTTACCAACCGCGAAGTCACCACAGGCCAGATCGTCATGTTCGGGCTGACGGGCGGCCTGATTCCTTGTCCGGCGGCCATCACCGTTCTGTTGCTGTGTCTGCAGGTCAAAGAGGTCGCGCTCGGCGGCATGCTCGTCTTGTGTTTCAGCATCGGCCTGGCGCTTACTTTGGTCACTGTCGGCGCTGCCGCCGCCATTGGTGCCAAACAGGCTTCCAGTCGCTGGCCTTGGCTGGGCACCATGGCGCGCCGCGCTCCGTACCTGTCCAGCGTGCTGATTATTGGCGTTGGGCTGTATGTCGGCTTTCATGGCTGGGTCGGCCTGAATGCATAG
- the chrA gene encoding chromate efflux transporter yields the protein MDKVSPPAAEADMSRPEQISLREAFWFWLKLGFISFGGPAGQISIMHQELVERRRWISERRFLHALNYCMLLPGPEAQQLATYIGWLMHRTWGGVIAGALFVLPSLFILIALSWMYIAFGDVPVVAGLFYGIKPAVTAIVVQAAHRIGSRALKNNWLWAIAAASFTAIFAFNVPFPLIVLGAALIGYVGGRLAPEKFTAGGHGASKKSFGPALIDDDTPTPEHARFSGLRLASLAVIGAVLWALPMGVLTALFGWEGTLTQMSWFFTKAALLTFGGAYAVLPYVYQGAVGHYGWLTPTQMIDGLALGETTPGPLIMVVAFVGFVGAYVLQVFGADHVFLAGAVAAALVTWFTFLPSFLFILAGGPLVESTHNELKFTAPLTAITAAVVGVILNLACFFGYHVLWPTGFSGNLDWPSALIAIAAAIALFRFKRGVIQVLFACALAGLAVHLLR from the coding sequence ATGGATAAGGTCTCGCCACCGGCGGCGGAAGCAGATATGTCGAGGCCTGAGCAGATCAGCCTGCGGGAGGCATTCTGGTTCTGGTTGAAGCTCGGCTTTATCAGTTTTGGCGGGCCAGCGGGCCAGATCTCGATCATGCACCAGGAGCTGGTTGAGCGGCGGCGCTGGATTTCGGAGCGCCGATTTTTGCATGCGCTGAATTACTGCATGCTGTTGCCCGGACCTGAGGCTCAGCAGCTGGCGACTTACATTGGTTGGCTGATGCATCGAACTTGGGGAGGCGTGATCGCCGGAGCGCTGTTTGTGCTGCCATCCTTGTTCATCTTGATCGCGCTTTCGTGGATGTACATCGCGTTCGGCGACGTGCCTGTGGTGGCCGGGCTGTTTTATGGCATCAAGCCTGCCGTAACGGCCATTGTTGTGCAGGCCGCGCACAGGATCGGCTCTCGGGCACTAAAAAACAATTGGCTGTGGGCGATAGCGGCGGCCTCATTTACGGCGATATTTGCCTTCAATGTCCCGTTCCCTCTGATTGTTTTGGGGGCCGCGCTGATTGGCTATGTCGGCGGGCGGCTGGCGCCTGAAAAATTCACGGCCGGGGGCCATGGCGCCTCCAAAAAATCCTTCGGCCCCGCTTTGATCGATGACGACACCCCCACCCCGGAACATGCCCGCTTCAGCGGGTTGAGACTGGCATCACTGGCCGTGATCGGCGCTGTGTTGTGGGCGTTGCCGATGGGCGTTCTGACCGCACTCTTTGGCTGGGAAGGCACCTTGACCCAGATGAGCTGGTTCTTCACCAAGGCGGCACTGCTGACTTTCGGCGGGGCTTACGCCGTGCTGCCCTATGTCTACCAAGGCGCCGTCGGTCACTATGGCTGGCTCACTCCTACGCAGATGATCGACGGGCTTGCACTGGGTGAAACCACGCCCGGGCCGCTGATCATGGTGGTGGCTTTCGTTGGTTTCGTCGGTGCGTATGTCTTGCAAGTGTTCGGCGCCGATCACGTATTTCTTGCGGGCGCTGTGGCTGCGGCCCTCGTGACGTGGTTCACCTTCTTGCCTTCGTTTCTGTTCATCCTGGCAGGCGGCCCGCTGGTGGAGTCAACTCACAATGAACTCAAGTTCACCGCACCGCTTACCGCGATCACAGCCGCTGTCGTTGGGGTGATTCTCAATCTGGCGTGCTTCTTCGGCTATCACGTGCTTTGGCCGACAGGCTTTAGCGGTAACCTCGACTGGCCCTCTGCACTGATTGCCATTGCAGCGGCGATAGCTTTGTTCCGCTTCAAGCGCGGCGTCATTCAAGTGCTGTTTGCCTGCGCGCTTGCCGGTTTGGCAGTGCATCTGCTGCGCTAG
- a CDS encoding chromate resistance protein ChrB domain-containing protein, with the protein MNNWLALILGLPTANATERMRAWRALKASGAAVLRDGAYLLPDTGPCREALTSVERDILAINGTAHILPVVDPAGERFVKLFDRSDDYAKLSAQIEECRGQLNAENALATSKHIRKLRKAYDQLVSIDYFPGKPRQQIDSALQALETALSRALSPDEPHSSDQPITALDLADYQGRIWATRKRPWVDRLACAWLIQRFIDAHARILWLNTPQECPVDALGFDFDDAAFSHVGNRVTFETLQASFALQQPGLSRIAALVHYLDVGGIQPLEAAGVERVLSGLRETITDDDQLLAAASALFDGLLAGFAKEEQHNG; encoded by the coding sequence ATGAATAATTGGCTAGCTCTGATCCTCGGCTTACCCACCGCCAATGCCACCGAACGCATGCGAGCCTGGCGCGCATTGAAAGCTTCCGGGGCCGCGGTGCTGCGAGATGGCGCGTATCTATTGCCAGACACTGGTCCCTGCCGTGAAGCCCTGACGTCAGTCGAGCGCGATATCCTCGCCATCAATGGCACGGCTCACATTCTGCCGGTCGTCGACCCCGCCGGTGAACGCTTCGTCAAGTTATTCGACCGCAGCGATGACTACGCAAAGCTCAGTGCGCAGATCGAAGAATGCCGCGGACAACTGAATGCTGAAAATGCGCTGGCAACCAGCAAACACATTCGCAAGCTGCGCAAAGCCTACGATCAACTGGTCAGCATCGATTACTTCCCAGGCAAGCCCAGGCAGCAGATTGACTCGGCATTGCAGGCGCTGGAGACGGCGCTCAGTAGAGCCCTGTCGCCGGATGAGCCACACAGCAGCGACCAGCCAATAACCGCACTTGATCTCGCCGACTATCAAGGTCGTATCTGGGCAACCCGTAAACGTCCTTGGGTCGACCGGTTGGCCTGTGCCTGGTTAATTCAGCGCTTTATCGATGCCCACGCGCGGATCCTCTGGCTGAACACGCCACAGGAGTGTCCGGTCGATGCGCTGGGTTTTGACTTCGATGATGCGGCCTTCAGTCATGTCGGTAACCGTGTCACCTTCGAAACCCTTCAAGCCAGTTTTGCACTTCAACAACCAGGCTTAAGCCGAATTGCCGCATTGGTGCATTACCTTGATGTCGGGGGTATTCAGCCGCTGGAAGCTGCCGGTGTCGAACGGGTGCTGTCCGGGCTGCGAGAAACCATTACCGACGACGATCAACTACTGGCTGCCGCGAGCGCCCTCTTCGACGGGCTGCTCGCCGGGTTTGCGAAAGAGGAGCAACACAATGGATAA
- a CDS encoding APC family permease, whose translation MTVAASTHKTALRRAITFPMLFLFILGDVLGAGVYALAGTIAGEVGGAIWVPLLIALVFAMLTAGSYAELVTKYPHAGAASVFAEKAFRSPLISFLVGFCMLSAAVTSAAGLSLAFAGDYLNAFVDVSPQIAALVFLLAIGLLNARGIKESLGANLVMTVIELSGLILVIVAAVWYFRTGEADLGRTLTFKPGVSPMLAVLGAALLAFYSFVGFETSANLAEEIKDVRKVYPRALFAALLTAGVVYMAVGVAASSVLSTEKLVSTSAPLLEVVRASTLEIPPALFSFIALIAVANGALLTMIMASRLTYGMANLGLLPGGLGAVLPKRKTPWAAIVATTVVAIALTLTGTLATLAQTVVLLLLFVFLSTNVAVLVLRRDRVEEDHFRVPTFVPVLAIVSCLVLLSQQGWETWLRAGALIVVGMLLHGCSRISLSAIGKAG comes from the coding sequence ATGACCGTGGCTGCTTCCACCCATAAAACCGCTCTGCGCCGGGCAATCACCTTCCCGATGCTGTTTCTGTTTATTCTTGGCGATGTTCTGGGCGCGGGCGTGTACGCACTTGCCGGAACGATTGCCGGGGAGGTGGGAGGCGCCATATGGGTGCCGCTGCTGATTGCACTTGTTTTCGCCATGTTGACGGCGGGCTCCTACGCAGAGCTGGTGACCAAATATCCCCACGCCGGCGCTGCTTCGGTCTTCGCTGAAAAGGCTTTCAGGTCACCGCTCATTTCTTTCCTCGTCGGTTTTTGCATGCTGTCTGCTGCGGTCACCAGTGCGGCGGGTTTATCGCTTGCGTTTGCCGGTGATTACCTCAACGCCTTCGTTGACGTATCGCCGCAGATCGCAGCGCTGGTTTTCCTTTTGGCTATTGGCCTGCTCAACGCGCGAGGCATCAAGGAGTCGCTCGGGGCGAACCTGGTGATGACCGTGATTGAACTGTCAGGGTTGATTCTGGTTATCGTGGCCGCTGTCTGGTATTTCCGCACAGGCGAGGCGGATCTGGGACGAACACTCACGTTCAAGCCTGGCGTGAGCCCGATGCTGGCCGTGCTGGGTGCGGCTTTGCTTGCCTTCTATTCCTTCGTAGGCTTTGAAACTTCTGCAAATCTGGCAGAGGAAATCAAAGACGTTCGCAAGGTGTACCCTCGTGCCTTGTTCGCGGCTCTGCTGACCGCTGGCGTGGTTTACATGGCTGTGGGCGTGGCAGCCTCTTCGGTGTTGTCTACCGAAAAACTGGTGTCCACGTCAGCTCCTTTGCTCGAAGTTGTCCGAGCATCGACGCTCGAAATCCCGCCAGCGCTGTTCTCCTTCATTGCCCTGATAGCTGTCGCCAACGGTGCGCTGTTAACCATGATCATGGCCAGTCGATTGACTTACGGGATGGCGAACCTGGGGCTGTTGCCAGGCGGTTTGGGCGCGGTTCTGCCTAAACGAAAAACCCCATGGGCTGCAATCGTCGCAACCACCGTGGTGGCTATTGCCCTGACGCTTACAGGTACCTTGGCAACGCTGGCGCAAACCGTAGTGTTGCTGTTGCTGTTCGTTTTTCTGAGTACCAATGTGGCGGTGCTCGTCCTTCGCCGCGACAGGGTTGAGGAGGATCATTTTCGCGTTCCGACCTTTGTTCCAGTGCTCGCGATCGTGTCGTGTCTGGTGTTGCTCAGTCAGCAGGGTTGGGAGACCTGGTTGCGGGCAGGGGCGCTGATCGTCGTGGGGATGTTGCTGCACGGCTGCTCTCGTATCAGTTTGTCTGCGATTGGTAAGGCTGGCTAA
- a CDS encoding TetR/AcrR family transcriptional regulator yields MNQTSASSSFPGPRGPVDHDIRDQIVAAANEHFSQYGYAKTTVSDLAKAIGFSKAYIYKFFDSKQAIGEAICANCLAQIVAAVEQAINEENLTPTERFRRLVKTVIATGVDLFFNDRKLYDIAAFAAGENWPSAQRYDAQIKRFITEILREGREAGEFERKTPLDETVESIHLALRPFVNPLLLQHNLDFIEVAPTLTSNLILRSLMP; encoded by the coding sequence ATGAATCAGACCTCCGCTTCCTCATCCTTTCCCGGCCCGCGTGGCCCCGTCGATCACGACATTCGTGATCAGATTGTCGCGGCGGCCAACGAGCATTTCAGCCAGTACGGCTACGCCAAAACCACGGTTTCCGACCTGGCCAAGGCCATCGGTTTTTCCAAGGCGTACATCTACAAATTCTTCGATTCCAAACAGGCGATCGGCGAAGCCATCTGCGCGAACTGTCTGGCGCAAATCGTCGCGGCGGTCGAGCAGGCGATCAACGAGGAAAACCTGACGCCCACCGAGCGTTTCCGCCGACTGGTGAAGACCGTGATCGCCACGGGTGTTGACCTGTTTTTCAACGACCGCAAGCTCTACGACATCGCGGCGTTTGCCGCCGGCGAGAATTGGCCCAGCGCTCAACGTTACGATGCCCAGATCAAGCGCTTCATTACTGAGATCCTGCGGGAAGGGCGTGAGGCTGGTGAGTTCGAGCGCAAGACGCCGCTGGACGAAACCGTTGAGTCGATCCACCTGGCGCTGCGCCCCTTCGTCAACCCGCTGCTGCTGCAACACAACCTGGACTTCATCGAGGTGGCACCGACGCTGACCTCAAATCTCATCTTGCGCAGCTTGATGCCTTGA
- a CDS encoding OmpP1/FadL family transporter gives MKKTMLKRPVGLAVVLASSNVLAGGFALNEQSVSGMGSGFAGRSSSAEDASTVFGNPAGMARLKTEQVSVGQATLFAKSDISHTRSTFGGKEDGDMVPTTTVPMGYYVKPIDEHWAFGVGFYVPFGLITDYGSGFAGRYYANKSEVTTLTFQPTISYAFNDKVSIGFGPTINRISGELSGMVANPLSPGRNDGKVKSTGDDTALGFNAGIMLQATEQTRLGLTYHSKVSYHLDAKTKLTDGIFNVLGVSGRSYDASLDVDTPESVDFSVTHQLNNDWTLYAGSTWTRWSRFKELTIENSGLPPLLSGQLGTISEEQNWHDTWAHAIGAAYQLNNQWVLRAGFSVDQSPANNSNRGPRIPTGDRKVFSLGAGWTPAQNVTLDVAYSYLWEESVDINHTSAGKGSYSAQYKNSASGLGTSVSYRF, from the coding sequence ATGAAAAAAACAATGCTCAAGCGCCCCGTTGGGCTGGCTGTCGTGCTTGCTTCGTCGAATGTCCTGGCGGGCGGTTTTGCACTCAATGAGCAAAGCGTCAGCGGGATGGGATCAGGTTTTGCCGGTCGGTCTTCTTCGGCCGAAGACGCCAGTACCGTTTTCGGCAACCCGGCGGGCATGGCACGGCTTAAAACAGAGCAGGTGAGCGTGGGGCAGGCCACGCTGTTCGCGAAGTCCGACATCAGCCACACCCGCAGTACGTTCGGCGGGAAAGAAGACGGTGACATGGTGCCGACGACCACCGTACCGATGGGCTATTACGTCAAACCCATCGATGAGCATTGGGCCTTCGGTGTCGGCTTTTATGTGCCGTTTGGTTTGATCACTGACTACGGCAGCGGTTTCGCCGGCCGTTACTACGCCAATAAAAGCGAAGTCACCACGCTGACGTTCCAGCCGACCATCAGCTATGCCTTCAACGATAAAGTGTCGATCGGCTTCGGCCCGACCATCAACCGCATCAGCGGTGAGCTGTCGGGGATGGTCGCCAATCCGCTGAGTCCGGGGCGCAATGACGGCAAAGTCAAAAGTACCGGGGACGACACTGCGCTGGGCTTTAACGCCGGGATCATGCTGCAGGCCACCGAGCAGACGCGTTTGGGCCTGACCTATCACTCCAAGGTCAGTTACCACCTCGATGCGAAAACCAAACTCACCGATGGCATCTTCAACGTGCTGGGCGTCAGTGGCCGCAGCTATGATGCATCGCTGGACGTGGACACGCCTGAGTCGGTGGACTTCTCGGTCACCCATCAACTGAACAACGACTGGACGCTGTATGCCGGCAGTACCTGGACGCGCTGGAGTCGCTTCAAAGAGCTGACGATTGAAAACAGCGGCTTGCCGCCATTGCTCAGCGGCCAATTGGGCACGATCAGCGAAGAGCAGAACTGGCATGACACCTGGGCTCACGCCATCGGCGCGGCGTATCAATTGAACAACCAATGGGTCCTGCGTGCCGGGTTCTCGGTTGATCAATCGCCTGCCAACAACAGCAATCGTGGGCCGCGTATTCCCACCGGCGATCGCAAGGTGTTCAGCCTGGGCGCCGGCTGGACGCCTGCGCAGAACGTCACCCTCGACGTCGCGTATTCCTATCTCTGGGAGGAGAGCGTCGACATCAACCACACCTCGGCAGGTAAAGGTTCGTACAGCGCCCAATACAAAAACAGCGCCAGCGGACTCGGCACCTCTGTCAGTTACCGCTTTTGA
- a CDS encoding efflux transporter outer membrane subunit, whose amino-acid sequence MHLLRPITLLLSVGLMAGCTVGPDYQRPPAPLPDYFQRQSSMAGSEATPSSLVAWWESFNDPVLTHFITQALAQNLDLAQASARVTQARAGLGTANAALLPSAAVSGQAARAYQSVETPLGQVLNSTPGYDRYGNTYEANLEAGWELDVFGGLRREREAALAEYQASAAGFTATRLAIAAQTADIYVTLRGLQTRLEIANQQVKTQRALLEKVQLLYSKGLAASYQVRQIEGELSQVEATVPVLQTGVDAAMNAMDVLLGTPPGTHRTQLAGAGSIPVAPQLQALGTPADLLRRRPDLIVAERRLAASNARIGSAVAEYYPKFSLGALVGSATSVSSGNLFSNGASQAAGVFGLRWRLFDFARINAQIDQAKGQEAEALAAYRQSVLRATEDVENALSAQVNRQAQAITLGNGEVALTQARQSAFSAYEKGSASLIDVLRADQTLLQTSDARAQAQTETSRAAVALFKSLGGGWQPDEAQSVAAR is encoded by the coding sequence ATGCACCTCCTCCGCCCCATCACCCTTTTGCTCAGCGTCGGCTTGATGGCGGGCTGCACGGTTGGCCCGGACTACCAGCGCCCGCCCGCCCCGCTGCCGGATTACTTCCAGCGGCAGTCGTCCATGGCGGGGTCTGAAGCCACGCCGAGCAGCCTTGTCGCTTGGTGGGAAAGCTTCAATGACCCGGTGTTGACCCACTTCATCACCCAGGCCCTGGCGCAGAATCTCGACCTGGCGCAGGCTTCGGCGCGAGTCACCCAGGCTCGCGCCGGACTGGGCACTGCCAATGCCGCGCTACTGCCCTCGGCGGCTGTCAGCGGACAGGCGGCGCGCGCCTACCAATCCGTCGAAACGCCACTGGGCCAAGTGTTGAATTCAACACCCGGCTACGACCGATACGGCAATACCTACGAGGCCAATCTTGAGGCCGGCTGGGAGCTGGACGTATTTGGCGGATTGCGCCGAGAGCGCGAGGCGGCCCTGGCCGAGTACCAGGCATCCGCAGCGGGATTCACCGCCACACGCTTGGCGATCGCCGCGCAAACCGCGGATATCTACGTCACCCTTCGCGGATTACAGACACGATTGGAGATTGCCAACCAACAAGTCAAAACCCAGCGCGCACTGCTGGAAAAGGTCCAGTTGCTTTACAGCAAGGGCCTGGCGGCGAGCTATCAGGTTCGGCAGATTGAAGGTGAACTGTCTCAGGTCGAGGCGACTGTGCCGGTGCTGCAAACCGGTGTGGATGCGGCCATGAATGCAATGGATGTGCTGCTCGGCACGCCGCCCGGCACCCATCGAACACAACTGGCAGGCGCGGGAAGCATTCCGGTTGCGCCGCAATTGCAAGCGCTGGGAACGCCGGCCGACTTACTGCGGCGCCGGCCGGACCTGATCGTCGCCGAGCGCCGACTGGCGGCCTCCAATGCGCGCATCGGCTCAGCCGTCGCCGAGTACTACCCGAAATTTTCGCTCGGTGCCTTGGTCGGCAGCGCGACTTCCGTCTCCAGCGGCAACCTGTTTTCCAATGGCGCCAGCCAGGCGGCGGGTGTTTTCGGCTTACGCTGGCGGCTCTTCGATTTTGCGCGGATCAACGCGCAGATCGATCAGGCCAAAGGTCAGGAAGCCGAAGCCCTGGCCGCGTACCGCCAGTCCGTATTGCGCGCAACGGAAGACGTGGAAAACGCGTTGTCCGCACAGGTCAATCGGCAAGCCCAGGCCATCACGCTTGGCAACGGTGAAGTGGCGCTGACACAGGCTCGGCAGTCAGCGTTCAGCGCCTATGAGAAAGGCTCGGCCAGCTTGATTGATGTACTGCGCGCGGATCAGACGTTGCTGCAAACCTCGGATGCCAGAGCGCAAGCGCAAACCGAAACGAGCCGCGCGGCGGTGGCGTTATTCAAGTCGCTCGGGGGTGGCTGGCAACCCGACGAGGCGCAGTCTGTAGCGGCGCGGTAA
- a CDS encoding efflux RND transporter periplasmic adaptor subunit, whose protein sequence is MRRLRPFPLAVCLLPLALTACGDSSTAQDPRTQAPVVRSAAVQLANEASRAFTGVVAARVQGDLGFRVSGKVLERLVDTGQTVKRGQPLMRLDPIDLGLQARAQQEAVTAARARAKQTADDEARNRDLVAAGAISASAYDQIKADADTAKAQLSAAVAQADVARNASGYAVLVADADGVVVETLAEPGQVVSPGQPVVRLARAGQREAIVHLPETLRPAPGSTAQAKLYGDTAGAVTAKLRLLSDSADRTTRTFEARYVLEGKLANAPIGSTVTVEIAQGSAPKQALQVPIAAVYNPGKGPGVWTIAGTPAKVTWRPVQVLGLSDDAARVAGELNVGEHIVALGAHLLREGEEVRVLTRDDAEMAGGRP, encoded by the coding sequence ATGCGCCGGCTCCGACCTTTCCCCCTCGCGGTATGTTTATTGCCCCTGGCCCTGACGGCATGTGGGGATTCTTCCACCGCACAAGATCCGCGTACCCAGGCGCCCGTTGTCAGGTCGGCGGCCGTGCAGCTCGCCAATGAGGCTTCACGCGCCTTCACCGGTGTCGTGGCCGCGCGCGTTCAAGGCGACTTGGGTTTTCGCGTCTCGGGCAAGGTGCTTGAACGTCTGGTTGATACCGGTCAGACGGTCAAGCGCGGTCAGCCACTGATGCGTCTCGACCCGATCGACCTCGGGCTTCAGGCGCGAGCGCAGCAAGAGGCGGTCACCGCCGCTCGCGCCCGGGCCAAACAGACAGCCGATGACGAGGCGCGCAATCGTGACCTCGTTGCCGCCGGCGCGATCTCGGCATCGGCCTACGACCAGATCAAGGCCGATGCCGACACCGCCAAGGCACAACTCAGCGCCGCCGTCGCGCAAGCCGATGTGGCGCGTAACGCTTCCGGTTATGCGGTTCTGGTGGCGGACGCTGACGGCGTGGTGGTGGAAACCCTCGCTGAGCCTGGGCAAGTCGTCAGCCCGGGGCAACCGGTGGTTCGACTGGCGCGCGCGGGCCAGCGTGAAGCCATCGTCCATCTGCCGGAGACGCTACGTCCTGCGCCAGGCTCCACCGCCCAAGCAAAACTGTATGGCGACACAGCGGGGGCCGTGACCGCAAAACTGCGCCTGCTTTCCGACTCGGCCGACCGCACGACACGTACTTTCGAGGCGCGCTATGTGCTCGAAGGTAAATTGGCCAATGCACCGATTGGCTCGACGGTCACGGTTGAGATTGCGCAAGGCTCTGCACCAAAACAGGCATTGCAGGTGCCCATCGCTGCCGTCTACAACCCCGGCAAAGGCCCCGGCGTGTGGACCATCGCTGGGACCCCCGCGAAAGTCACCTGGCGCCCGGTCCAGGTGTTGGGCTTGAGCGACGATGCGGCCCGCGTCGCTGGCGAGCTCAACGTTGGCGAACACATTGTTGCGCTGGGTGCCCATCTGCTACGCGAAGGCGAGGAAGTGCGCGTGCTTACGCGTGACGACGCTGAGATGGCCGGGGGTCGTCCATGA